ATGAATCAAAAAGATGGTTCATTTTTGAGTGATACGTTCTGGGCGATGGCATTGGGACAATTTGGGTGGATTGGTTTTGCTTTATATGTTATTGTTTATATTAGAATTTTTAATAGCATAAAGAAAGTGAAATTGAATTTAGAACAGAGAGCTTTTTGTTATGCAGCGTATGCGGCACAGTTAATACATGCTGTTGGTTCAGCAATATTGTCTAGTTCAGCAGGCGTTATTAGTGCAATTGCAATAGGAATGGTATTAGGTGGAAGTTATAGCAAAAATAGAAATAAAAAATAGGAGTAAAGATGGGAAAGTATAAATATTTATTTAAAAATATAGGGATTATGACTATTAGTAATTTTGGAACAAAAATACTTTCATTTTTAATGGTTCCATTGTATACTAATTTACTTTCAACTAGTGAATATGGTACATATGATTTATATCAAACAACATTATTTTTATTTGTTCCTATTTTATCATTGAATATAGCAGATGCAATCATGCGTTTCAGCATGGATAAAAATCAAAAATTAGAAGAAATTATAGGAATTGCATTTAGAATATTTCTAAAAGCAACAGCTGTTTGTATTGTTTTAACAGTTATAAATTATAAATTAAATATTTTTAAAGTATTTAATTCGTATATACACTTTTTTTGTATATATTTTGCTGTTAGCTTATTGTTTGATATTTTAAGCCAATTTGCAAGAGGTACAGAAAAGATTTTAGATGTTGGTATAGCTGGAATTATTAGTTCAGTTACAATGTTAGTAAGTAATATTTTATTTTTAGTATATTTTCATATGGGATTAACAGGATATTTTCTAGCTAATTGCTTGGCATATATATTATCAGATGCTTATTTGTTTATACGATTAAAAATATGGAAATATATTAAAGTACAAAATATTAATAAAGAAGTTCAGAAAGAAATGGTAAAATATAGTGTGCCAATGGGATTAGGAAATATAGGTTGGTGGATTAACAATGTTTCTGATAGGTATATAGTTACATGGATTTGCGGAGTAGGTGTGAATGGAATATATTCAGTTGCCTACAAAATACCATCTTTATTATCTATGTTCCAACAAATATTTAATCAAGCATGGACTATATCAGCTGTAAAAGAATACGATTCTAATAAAAACGAATTTTATAGTAATGTATACAATTGTTATAATATAGGAATGATACTGACATGTTCTGTTTTAATATTGTTTGATAAAGTGATTGCAAAAATCTTGTTTGGAAAAGGATTTTATTTAGCATGGCAGTATGCTCCATTTTTAATGATTTCTGTAGTTTTTGGAGCATTGGTACAGTTATTAGGTGGGATATTTGCAGCTACAAAAGAATCTGTGGTTTTTGGAAAAACTATTATGATAGGTGCAGTTATTAATACAATTTTAAATATTGTTTTAGTATATTGCATGGGAGCAATAGGAGCGGCTGTAGCGACATCTGTATCATATATGATTATATGGGCAATTCGATTAAGGGAAATATATAAAAGAATGGAATTGAATATAAATTTAAAAAAAGATATATTCGCTTATATAATATTATATGTGCAAGCTATAGGATTAATTATAAGTAATAATTTTTTGAAAGAAAGTATAATAATTCAGATTGTAAGTCTGTTAATTTTGATTTTAATTTATTTTAGAACAATAAAGAAATATTTAATGAGAATATTAAAAAGATAAAAAATTATAAAATCTAGGAAAAGTAAATAGAGGAACTAAAAATGCTAAAAGAAGTTACAAAAAGAATAGTTACCAATGTATTAATAGCGTTTTATCAGCCGTTATTATTTGCTATTTTGCTTTCGATGTTATTTATGTTTATGTATTTATATGTCCACTATCCAGAAGAGTCGCAAAAAAATTGGCTTTCAGCGGTTAAAGTATGGGGAAAACATTTAAAAAGAGATTCAAAATTCAGAAAAATGTTTTATTTATCATTTTGTTGTGCGATGATTTTATTTCGGACATTATTAAACAGGTCAATTAGTACTAATCCATTAGAAGATGTATGGGGAGTTTGGGGAATATATAAATTTGATGTTAATCTTGGACAAATGGTGTTAACAACAGAATGTATAGAAAATGTGATATTATTTGTGCCATATATGATATTGATATTATATAATTTTTCAGATAGGTTATTGAAAGATAATTTGAAATTAAGTCAGATATTAAAGAAAAGTTTTTTGATTTCTTTTTTGAGTTCATTTGTGATAGAGACGTTGCAATTAATTTTTCATGTTGGAACGTTTCAGATATCAGATTTGTTTTTTAATACATTGGGTGGAATAGCAGGAGGTATAATATATTTTCTTGTACAAACTTAAGTTCTCAGGGACCTTAAGAAATCAGTCTACAAAGTGAATAGTTATATTGAATAAAAATACGAAAAAATTTGAAAAATAGGTTCACTTTTTATAAAAAAGGAACTTTTATATTGTAAAGGGGAGAAAATACGAATGAATACAACATTAATTATCATGGCAGCAGGAATTGGCTCTAGATTTGGAGAAGGAATCAAACAGTTAGCCCAGATGGGACCAAACGGAGAGATCATCATGGATTATTCCATTCATGATGCAAAAGAAGCAGGATTTAATAAAGTAGTCTTTATTATCCGCAAAGACATTTTCAAGGAGTTCGAAGAGATTATCGGAAACAGGATCAAAGAACAGATCGATGTCGAATATGTATTTCAGGAGCTTGATGATCTGCCAGAAGGTTTTGAAGTACCAGAAGGAAGAACAAAACCATGGGGAACAGGACAGGCAGTCTTATGCTGCAAAGATGTAGTGAAAGAACCATTTGTGATCATCAATGCAGATGATTATTATGGAAAAGAAGCATTTGTGAAACTGCATGATTTCTTAGTATCTGGAGAAGACCTTGGAAGAGAATTTACCATGGGAATGGGCGGATTCATTTTAAAGAACACATTAAGCGACAATGGAACAGTGACCAGAGGAGTCAGTGTTGTCGATGAGAATGGTTTATTAAGTCAGGTACATGAGACAACAGGAATCGAAATGGGAGAAGACGGACAGATCAAATGCGACAGTGAAGAAGTACAAGAATGGATCAGTCCAGAAGATAAAGTATCCATGAACATGTGGGCAGGATATCCAGAATTTTTAGATTTCTTAGCAGAAGATTTCATAGATTTCCTTGCGAATGTGGAAGAAGGAGATTTAAAGAGCGAATATCTGTTACCGAACATCGTGGACAAGCTTTTGAAAGAAGAAAGAGCGAATGTGAAGGTGCTGGAGACACAGGATCGTTGGTTTGGAGTTACATATAAGGAAGATAAAGAGACTGTGCAGAAGGCTTTTAGGGAGTTGATTGCTGATGGAGTTTATGCGGAGAAGCTTTGGGAGTAGATGAATAGGTGGTAGCCAATAGAATGTGGTTTTTGTTAGGATCATGTTTTATTGGCTATGTTTGTATATGAAACAGGGAGAATATATGAGATTACAAGAGAGAGATTATTTAGAAGGGTTAACAGAGAAAGAGCAAGAAAAATACAGGGAAATTTTAGAAGAAGAAAAAAGACGAGCTGGTGGATTTGGAAGAGTATATATGTTTAGAGAGTATCCAAAGGCTGTAAGACATTGTTTAAGTTTATTTCCTAATAACTATTTAGATATAAATAATTTGCAAAATGAGGAATTATTAAAAGAGAAAAATCAGGAGTTTAGTAAAATAATTTCTGATAATGAATGTATTGAGAGAAATATTACAAAGTATATAAATAAAAATGATGGGTTTCATATAATAGGATCAATATTAAAGTGTGGAGGATATAACTTTGGTCATCATGATGCGTTTTTATTTCCAGAATTTCAATTAGGAAGTTCTATGAGACCAGATTATTTATTGATAGGGAAGAGTTCAGGAGGATACGAATTTATTTTTGTAGAATTAGAAAGTGTATATGGAAGAATTACGACTAAAGATGGGCAATTGGGAGAGTGTTTTCACAAAGGAATATATCAAGTGAAAGATTGGTCAAGATGGTTGCAAGCAAATTATGATTCTTTGTTTGGAAAATTTAAAGAGTTAAAAAATAGAGAAGAATGTTTACCAGAAGAATTTATTGAATATGATGAAAGTAGAATGCATTATGTAGTCGTTGCAGGGAGAAGATCAGATTTTAATGATTTGACTTATCGAATAGCCAGAGAATCATTTTTAAAAGAGAATATAAAGTTATTACATTATGATAATTTAATTGATTTTTCAAATAGTATTGTTGGTGAATTGTCATATTAAATTTGAAAATAATGGAGGATGTGAAAATGAGTAAAAAAGAGCAAGTATTGATTTTAGGAAATGGATTTGATTTAGCACATGATTTACCAACAAAATATGAAGAATTTTTAAAATTTACAGAATATGTATTAGCATTATCAGATACAAGTTTTTATGAGAATCAAAATCAAGAAAAGGCATCGAGAATAATAAAGACATTATTAGAAGAAAAATGTGAGTTGAAAGATGGAAAAGATGAAAAGGTAGAAAAATTTCTGATAGAAAATGCCCAGATAGATATTAAATTAGTAGAGTTATTAAATAATAATAAATGGGTATATTATTTTAAAACAAATAAGGAAAACAGAAAAGAAAATTGGATTGATTTTGAAAGTGAAATAGCAGATGTTATTAAATTATTGGAAGAAATTAGAAAAAAATATTATGTGAAGGCTGTAAGAAAAATAGATGAGATAGAAGGTATAAAAGAATATGATATTTTTTTGGATTGTATGGGATTGGATAAAAATCCAAATGGGAATAAAATCACCTCAAAGGATTTTGAAAATATCAATAAAATATTGTTAAAAGATTTAGAAAATTTAATAGAGGCATTAGAAACATATTTAAGAGATTATGTGGGAAAATATGATATAGATAGTTATAGTCAAAATATTATAGATTTGAATCCTAAATATATACTTTCATTTAATTATACAGATACATATGAAAAAATATATAAGTTGGGAGATGAAGAAAAATTATATTGTTATATTCATGGAAAAATACGAAGAAATAAAAAAGAAAGTTGTAATATGATACTAGGTATAGATGAGTATTTAGAAGATGATGAGAGACAAGAAAATGATGATTTTTTAGAATTTCAAAAATATTATCAACGAATTAAAAAGCAAACATATTTTTCATTCAATAAATGGCTGGAACAATTAAAAGATGAAAATAAAAATAATAAAATAAAAGTTTATATATTTGGTCATTCATTAGATGTCACAGATAAAGATATATTGCTAGAATTTTTAAAAAATAAGAATTGTGAAGTGTACATATTTTATAAAGATAAAAAAGCATACGGAAGTCAAATTGCCAATTTGATTAAATTAATAGGAAGAGAAGAATTATTAGAACGATTGAAAAACCAAATAAAATTTATCAAACAAACAGATATGAAAAAAATTAAAGATAGTACATTTGATGTAGAAAGAGATATAAGAAAATTATCAATTTTAGATAAAATGAATGATGAGGAAATGGATAATTTGTTGGCTAAATTAAAAATGAAGATAACAGATAGAGATACAAAATATTTTCAAAATCAAGAAAATGTGGTTAGGGTGTTTTATGAAATGTATGAAAAGAAATTGGTATCAAAAAAATGTGCAGAACTTATGCTTCAGGTTATAGAAGGTTTTGAAAAATCAGAAAGTTTTAATGTAGATGATTGGTTTTATATATCAATAGATCAAAGAGAATATCAACCTAAAGGATTGGTAGAATTTATTAACAAAGTTAAGGATTTGAATGAAAGAAAGAAAAAAGTAATAGAAGAGAATGGTGATTTAGAGCAATCTAAAATAAGAATTGAAGGAAAGGATATTTTAGAAGAATATGAAACAAGAAGAGATTTGCAAGAAGAAGAATGTAAAAAATTAATTGAAGAAGTATTAAAAAGTATGAAAGACCAAAAGAATTGTGAAATTATAATGCGTAAATTATCAAGTATAATAATTAATAATACATTGGTTGCACAAAAAGTATTGGTAGATATAAAAAAAGATGAAACAACAAGTAGAAATAATAAAATTCGAATTAATTCATTATTACATGATTGTGAAGAAATAGAATATATACGTGATCAAGTAGAGCGGGACATGAAACAGGAGGCGGAGGCATTACTAGATGAGAGAAACTTAAATTAAGCTAAGAATAGTACAGAATGCTCATAGCTGTGGCTTATTCACTGAGAAGAACTTAAGTTCCCAGGGACATTAAGAATTCAGTCTACAAAATAAATTGCAATATTAAACACAATTATTAAAAATATTCCAAACAAAACATTATTTTAATTTCAGTAAAAGTTTTTTAAATCCAGAATTATTATTAGAAAGTCCGGCATATCTTATATGTGAAAGATTCAAATCACATATATACGGAAAAAAGTATTATATAGAAGCATTTCCTTGGATGAATCAGCAAAGAGATTTTTCAATGTGTGGACATATTGCTGCATGGAGTATTCTGAAATATTATGAAAATAGTTTCAGTTTGACGGGTGGTAAGAATTTATCAATAGGGGAAATAGTTGAACATTTATCAGAACAAGCAAATAGGAAATTACCCTCTACAGGTTTGAATTTGCAACAAATTTCTAGTATATTTAAAGCATATAATTTTACACCGATTATTATAAAAAGAGAAGAAGGAAAGGAGGATGAGTTTTTTAGAGAGGTATTGGCATATATTGAATCAGGAATACCAGTATTAGCAGTATCTAATACAAAAGAGCATGTATTTTCTATAATTGGACATGGAGAAATAAAAAATAGAAATGATATAGAAGATAATAAAGAATTTATTATGCATGCAGAATATATAGATGAACTATATATTAGTGATGATAATTATTTGCCATATCGAAAAATAGAATGCAAAAGAGAAGCGAAGGCTGAAGCAGATATTACAATTAGTGATATTGATTTTGCAGTAATACCCTTATATAACCGAATTCATTTGGAATACAGAGCATTGTATGAAAGAGTTAAAAGTTATATAGAGACAAATAATTTAAATGTAAAATCAGGAATAATTGTAAAAATTTGTTTATTATCATCTAATAAGTTAAAAGAAAAAGTATTACAAAATACAGAGATAAATCCTAAATTGCAAGATATATTATTGAGACTTGAGATGCCCAAATATGTATACAAAGAATAAGGTATCTGCAAGAATTATTGCAGATAGTACAGATTCAGCTGGTGATACATCTCCATGGTTGTTGGTTCATGATGATACTAGCATTAAATTTTATGATAAAGAAGAATGGAAGATGCTAAAGGAAAAAATTGAACCGTATCAATTTAATGGAGATAATTTGAAAGGATATTTATCATGACAAGAATAATACCTGATATCAAAAGGGAATATGAGGAGCAAATAATCATAATACAATCACCCAATAATGTAGAATATAAGAACAATATAAAGAGAGTAGGGAAAAAAATATTAGAAATTAAAGCTAGCTATATGGAAGCATATAAGGAAGCAGAGGCAATGGTGATTTATTAAGGAGTGAGTAGATATGAGTTTTGAAATAGATATTAATTATAAAAGCTATATAAAAGGGATGGATGATTATATCAAAGAATTTGAAAAACTAAAAAAAGAAAACCCACAAGAGGCTAAAATAAGAGCAAAGGAAAGCTTGATTGAATCTGGTGTTTTGGATGAAGAAGGAAATCCTAAGAAACAAATTTGTGATTAATTGAATGGAGATGAGGAGTATGATGGGGTATAATCAGATGTATGAGAAATTACCTAATCTTGTCTTTGGTTTTCATGGATGTGATAAAAGTACATATGAAAAAGTGATTTTTGATAAGCGTAGAAATGCAAAACATACTATTAGTATGAGAAAAGATATTTTTGAATAAAAAGTATTTCTACCTGTAGTCTAAGACTTTAAGGAGATATTAGGATTCTTTGCAAATGGGACTTGCATAATATAACAAGACATCTGTTACAATCAGTCATTGTTTATCGTATGGCTACAAAAACAAATTAAGATAACTAAACAATATTAAATACAAAAGGATAATAGAGATGAGGTGTTGTATTGGCAGTACAAATAAACATCTCAGTGGCACCACAACGCCTAGGGAGTATCCTAAAGTTTGTGTAACCCTTCAAACGTAAGCGCTTTATCTAAGGGTGGATTTTCAATGCACACAAATCCTGTCATAATGATTGCTAGATGCTAGTGTTTTACTTCCATCGTTTGCTAGATGAATGAAAATGCTAGTACTTTACTACAATTATGGAGGAGTACAATGAGAGCAAAAAGACGTACCGAACAGGAACAGTATGAAATCATTATGGAATGCAGACAGAGCGGACTTTCTGATCACCAGTGGTGTCTGGAACATGACATCAATCCAGGAACTTTTTATAACTGGGTCCGTCGTTTTCGCAAGCAGGCTTGTGAATTTCCAGCACCAGCAGGAAAAGACCGGTTTCAGGCGATCCATCAGGAAGTTGTAAAAATGGAGATCATTCCAGACCAGTCAACCGATCTTTATGGACCGTCTTCTACAGAAGATATTGCAGAGATCACAAAACCCGTTGCAACAATGGAACTTCAGATCGGACAGGCTGTTCTGCGGATCAGTAATCAGACCGATCCACGATTACTGGAACAGACATTAAAACTTATAGGAGCATTCTCATGTTAGGCGATATCTCTGTTGTGGATGATATTTATATTGTCTGTGGATATACGGATATGAGAAAACAGATCGATGGATTATATTCGATCGTGAAGGATCAGTTGTAAGCGCTTTATCTTAGGGTGTTGCTAGAATAATAGAATGCTATTACTTTACTTCATTTTCCTAGCAAACATCTTTTGCACTTCTTCATTCCATGGTGCTAGTTTTTCTAATTCCTTCTGGGCATTTCAAAAAGAATTACTTGATGAATCTGAGAATATTAGATTTGGAAAGACCGTTTGGAAAGCCACAAAAGTTGTAGCAGTATTTTCTTTTATGATAGAATTTACTCAGCTATTATTCCATAAGCTAAACAGATATGGTATACTTATGTTCAAAGTAATGTGCAGTGGATATATATGGGAAGAATGATAGAAATATATTGAATATTGGAGTTACAAAATTAAGATAAGAAAGGTATAAAAATGAATATTCTGCTGGTCGGAGGCTCCTGCAGCCTGATAAACAGTATGATCCTGAAATTAAGAAAAGAGGGACACAGAATTTTTCTGCTGACGGGAGATAAATATAGACATAATAAATATGAAAGAGTATTTGAAAAATACGAGTTTTCTTATGATTGCGAGAATCTGAATGATATTCTGGAAAGTGTAAATGCAGATGTAACAATTCTTATGGGTGCGTTTGATACAAATTACTGTTGGAATGGGGAGGAAAGAGAGACAGTTTTTTTTATTTCTCATCTTGTCAATATTCTGGTTGCTTATTCAGTAAAAAACAAAAAAAGATTGATTTTTCTTTCTTCAGATGAAATTTATAATGGAAACTACACGGAAGATATAAAGGAAGAAGAACCCTTTTCCGGAGTGGGAATCAGAGCGGATGCACTGTCACAGGCAGAAGAGATCTGCGATAATTTCAGAATCAACAGAAGTCTGGATATTATAACTTTGCGTCTGGATCATCTCTACAATATTCCGAAAGAGAGAAAAGACGTAAATAATATTTGTGCAGATATGTGTCTGAACTGCATGTGTGACGGGCATATTAAGGCAAAAACAGACCATACATTTTCACTTCTCTATGAAAATGATGCAGTAGAGTATATTTACCAGTTTATAAAAACCAGCAACCACAAATATAGTCTTTATAATTTATCTTCTAATGATGTAGTAAGTGAAGTAAAACTTGCAGCTATGATTCAGAAAGCTATGGAAATCGAATCGAATATTGTCGCTTTTTCCGACAGTAATGGAAGATGTGTTTTGTCGGGCAATCGTTTTGAAAGAGAATTTGGAGTTCATGCATTTGGTAATCTTGAGAAGAATATAAAAGACATGGTTTCTTATATGAAGAAACATGAATCAGTTTTCCTGAAGGGGGATGACTTAAAGCTTTCATGGTGGAAAATGCTTTATGAAAAATGGAAATGGCTGATCAGGACACTTTTTCCGTTTTTCGAGAATCTGGTATGTTTTGTTCCGTTTTTCATGATGAATAACAGGACTGTGGGCAGTGAATATTTTGCAAATCTGGATCCGTTTCTTTTGTATGTGCTGCTATTTGCAATTGTATATGGGCAGCAGCAGGCGACGTTTTCTGCAATATTGGCAGTTGCAGGTTATATGTTCCGGCAGATGTATACCAGAAATAGTTTTGAGGTACTGATAGATTATAACACTTATGTCTGGATCGCACAGCTTTTTATCCTGGGGCTTGTAGTAGGATATATGAGAGACCAGATACGTATCATGCGCCTGGAGAGTCAGGAACTGGAAGAACATTTGCACAGACAGATTGTGGATATCCAGGATATCAATGAAAGTAATGTCCGTGTAAAAGAGGTCATGGAGCAGCAGCTGATCGACCATAAGGACAGTATCGGTAAAATTTACAGCATTACAGCAGGACTGGAACAGCATATGCCGGATGAGGTTATTTTCTATGCAGTGGAAATGCTGGGAAAACTTATGAAGACAAAGGATGTAGCCCTCTATAATGTGGTCAGTAAAGATTATGCCCGTATCTTTTCTGCAAGTTCCCAAAAGGCGAGAAGTCTTGGAAATTCAATCCGTTACAGGGAGATGACGGACATTTATGATGCATTAAAAGAGCAGAAGGTATATATTAATAAGAAAATGGATGAGCAGTATCCACTTATGGCAAGAGGAATCTACGAAGGTGAAGAGGTACAGATGATCGTTATGATGTGGGGACTAAGCTGGGAAAAAATGACCCTTGGACAAGCCAATTTTCTTACAGTCGTCAGCTATCTGATTCAGAATGCAGTCCTCAGGGCACAGAGATATATGCAGGCACTGGAAGAGAAGCGTTATAGCCAGAATTCCAGAATCCTGGAACCGGAAGCATTTGAGTCCCTGGTTCAGGCATATATGAAGGCAAAACTGAAAAATCTTGTAGAATGTGTATTAATTAAAGTAGATGTTCAGAACTCGGAATATCAAAAAACGGATGAGCAGATGTCCGGATATATGAGGGACAGTGATTACATGGGAATGCTGCCTGATGGAAATCTGTATGTCCTGCTTACCAACACAACCAGAGAGGGTGCTGTTATTGTACAGGACAGATTTGAGAAGAATGGCTATAAAACAGAATACGTGGAGATGATGTCAGTATGTCACAGAGAATGAAGTTGTTTATTTTCCTGCTGATCATAAATCTGATCGTGGTTGTGTTCTATCTGATCTGGAATTATGTCTGCAGAAAAGAAAAAATCGGAAGTGTATGGATGAAGGCAGTTATGATGCTTTTATGTCCGGTGACAGGTCCTGCGTTTGTATTCCTGTCATTCCTGCTTTTTAAGTTATTTTCTTCCCAGGGTATGGATTTGTCGGACGTTGTATTTAGCAAAGACAGGAAAGAGAATTTTCTCCGTCCTGATGAGGAAATGGAGAGAAATATGGTCTCTTTAGAAGAAGCCCTGGAAGTTACAGATAAGAAGAGCCTTCGTACTTTGATGCTGAATGTGATCAGAGGAGATTACCGCAATTCTCTTGCGGCGATTAATCTGGCATTAAACAGCGAGGATTCAGAGACTGCCCATTATGCAGCATCTGTTCTTCAGGATGTATTGAATGATTTTCGAAGTAAAGTACAGACAGATTATCTTTTATGCCAGGAAGAAAATGAACAGCAGGTGGAAAATTGTATAAAACTTGTTGAATATATGAATCCGATTCTGGAACAGCAGGTACTTACAAATCTGGAACAGCGTTCCATGGCAGAGAGGATGCAGGAGGTGTTGCAAAAAGCCTGGGAATTTGATAAGATAAAAATCAGCAGTACTGTCTATGAAAAGGTCTGCCAGCGCCTGTTGGAAGTAAAGGATTATGAGAAATGCACACTGTGGTGTGACCGGGCAATGGAACAATATCCGAGAGTTTTGTCTAGCTATACCTGTCAGATGAAACTCTATTTCTCATGTGGAAAGAAAGAGAAGTTCTTTCAGGTTATGCAGGAACTTCGAGATTCGGATATTGCGATTGATAATGAAACCCTTGAACTGATCAGAACATTTATGTAGAGTAAAAGGATGAACAGATATGTCAATGACAACTCTGGTTATATTAAGATTTGCAGGTATATTTGCTGCTTATACAGGTTTAACAGTTTTGTTACCTGCGATTATGTTTCGTCGGATACTGGTAG
The sequence above is drawn from the Anaerostipes hadrus ATCC 29173 = JCM 17467 genome and encodes:
- a CDS encoding NAD-dependent epimerase/dehydratase family protein: MNILLVGGSCSLINSMILKLRKEGHRIFLLTGDKYRHNKYERVFEKYEFSYDCENLNDILESVNADVTILMGAFDTNYCWNGEERETVFFISHLVNILVAYSVKNKKRLIFLSSDEIYNGNYTEDIKEEEPFSGVGIRADALSQAEEICDNFRINRSLDIITLRLDHLYNIPKERKDVNNICADMCLNCMCDGHIKAKTDHTFSLLYENDAVEYIYQFIKTSNHKYSLYNLSSNDVVSEVKLAAMIQKAMEIESNIVAFSDSNGRCVLSGNRFEREFGVHAFGNLEKNIKDMVSYMKKHESVFLKGDDLKLSWWKMLYEKWKWLIRTLFPFFENLVCFVPFFMMNNRTVGSEYFANLDPFLLYVLLFAIVYGQQQATFSAILAVAGYMFRQMYTRNSFEVLIDYNTYVWIAQLFILGLVVGYMRDQIRIMRLESQELEEHLHRQIVDIQDINESNVRVKEVMEQQLIDHKDSIGKIYSITAGLEQHMPDEVIFYAVEMLGKLMKTKDVALYNVVSKDYARIFSASSQKARSLGNSIRYREMTDIYDALKEQKVYINKKMDEQYPLMARGIYEGEEVQMIVMMWGLSWEKMTLGQANFLTVVSYLIQNAVLRAQRYMQALEEKRYSQNSRILEPEAFESLVQAYMKAKLKNLVECVLIKVDVQNSEYQKTDEQMSGYMRDSDYMGMLPDGNLYVLLTNTTREGAVIVQDRFEKNGYKTEYVEMMSVCHRE
- a CDS encoding VanZ family protein, whose amino-acid sequence is MLKEVTKRIVTNVLIAFYQPLLFAILLSMLFMFMYLYVHYPEESQKNWLSAVKVWGKHLKRDSKFRKMFYLSFCCAMILFRTLLNRSISTNPLEDVWGVWGIYKFDVNLGQMVLTTECIENVILFVPYMILILYNFSDRLLKDNLKLSQILKKSFLISFLSSFVIETLQLIFHVGTFQISDLFFNTLGGIAGGIIYFLVQT
- a CDS encoding nucleotidyltransferase family protein, with amino-acid sequence MNTTLIIMAAGIGSRFGEGIKQLAQMGPNGEIIMDYSIHDAKEAGFNKVVFIIRKDIFKEFEEIIGNRIKEQIDVEYVFQELDDLPEGFEVPEGRTKPWGTGQAVLCCKDVVKEPFVIINADDYYGKEAFVKLHDFLVSGEDLGREFTMGMGGFILKNTLSDNGTVTRGVSVVDENGLLSQVHETTGIEMGEDGQIKCDSEEVQEWISPEDKVSMNMWAGYPEFLDFLAEDFIDFLANVEEGDLKSEYLLPNIVDKLLKEERANVKVLETQDRWFGVTYKEDKETVQKAFRELIADGVYAEKLWE
- a CDS encoding Shedu anti-phage system protein SduA domain-containing protein translates to MRLQERDYLEGLTEKEQEKYREILEEEKRRAGGFGRVYMFREYPKAVRHCLSLFPNNYLDINNLQNEELLKEKNQEFSKIISDNECIERNITKYINKNDGFHIIGSILKCGGYNFGHHDAFLFPEFQLGSSMRPDYLLIGKSSGGYEFIFVELESVYGRITTKDGQLGECFHKGIYQVKDWSRWLQANYDSLFGKFKELKNREECLPEEFIEYDESRMHYVVVAGRRSDFNDLTYRIARESFLKENIKLLHYDNLIDFSNSIVGELSY
- the tnpA gene encoding IS66 family insertion sequence element accessory protein TnpA — translated: MRAKRRTEQEQYEIIMECRQSGLSDHQWCLEHDINPGTFYNWVRRFRKQACEFPAPAGKDRFQAIHQEVVKMEIIPDQSTDLYGPSSTEDIAEITKPVATMELQIGQAVLRISNQTDPRLLEQTLKLIGAFSC
- a CDS encoding AbiH family protein; this translates as MSKKEQVLILGNGFDLAHDLPTKYEEFLKFTEYVLALSDTSFYENQNQEKASRIIKTLLEEKCELKDGKDEKVEKFLIENAQIDIKLVELLNNNKWVYYFKTNKENRKENWIDFESEIADVIKLLEEIRKKYYVKAVRKIDEIEGIKEYDIFLDCMGLDKNPNGNKITSKDFENINKILLKDLENLIEALETYLRDYVGKYDIDSYSQNIIDLNPKYILSFNYTDTYEKIYKLGDEEKLYCYIHGKIRRNKKESCNMILGIDEYLEDDERQENDDFLEFQKYYQRIKKQTYFSFNKWLEQLKDENKNNKIKVYIFGHSLDVTDKDILLEFLKNKNCEVYIFYKDKKAYGSQIANLIKLIGREELLERLKNQIKFIKQTDMKKIKDSTFDVERDIRKLSILDKMNDEEMDNLLAKLKMKITDRDTKYFQNQENVVRVFYEMYEKKLVSKKCAELMLQVIEGFEKSESFNVDDWFYISIDQREYQPKGLVEFINKVKDLNERKKKVIEENGDLEQSKIRIEGKDILEEYETRRDLQEEECKKLIEEVLKSMKDQKNCEIIMRKLSSIIINNTLVAQKVLVDIKKDETTSRNNKIRINSLLHDCEEIEYIRDQVERDMKQEAEALLDERNLN
- the tnpB gene encoding IS66 family insertion sequence element accessory protein TnpB — encoded protein: MLGDISVVDDIYIVCGYTDMRKQIDGLYSIVKDQL
- a CDS encoding oligosaccharide flippase family protein, which codes for MGKYKYLFKNIGIMTISNFGTKILSFLMVPLYTNLLSTSEYGTYDLYQTTLFLFVPILSLNIADAIMRFSMDKNQKLEEIIGIAFRIFLKATAVCIVLTVINYKLNIFKVFNSYIHFFCIYFAVSLLFDILSQFARGTEKILDVGIAGIISSVTMLVSNILFLVYFHMGLTGYFLANCLAYILSDAYLFIRLKIWKYIKVQNINKEVQKEMVKYSVPMGLGNIGWWINNVSDRYIVTWICGVGVNGIYSVAYKIPSLLSMFQQIFNQAWTISAVKEYDSNKNEFYSNVYNCYNIGMILTCSVLILFDKVIAKILFGKGFYLAWQYAPFLMISVVFGALVQLLGGIFAATKESVVFGKTIMIGAVINTILNIVLVYCMGAIGAAVATSVSYMIIWAIRLREIYKRMELNINLKKDIFAYIILYVQAIGLIISNNFLKESIIIQIVSLLILILIYFRTIKKYLMRILKR